TCTTCTGCCACAGGAGGTCCCATAGAAACAACCGCAACGGAATGATCACCGGTCTCTTTGATTCTCAATGCCGTTTCCAGCGCGTGCAAATCGAGAGGATTGATAACGGTACCAACTCCCTCTCTTATCATCGTCCCCGTTTCGGGATTGAGCTTAACTTCATCGGTATCCGGAACTTGTTTTAGAAGAACGAGTATTTTCAAAGCAATTCCCCCTAACTGAGTAGTCTCTTCTCAATCTTAATACACATGCCGATTTCTTTCGCGGTCGAAGTCTGAACTCCGAACCGAAGGTCTTTGAATGAGTTGTTTTGAGCCAAATAAATGAACTGCTGAATATCTTTCT
The sequence above is a segment of the Mesotoga infera genome. Coding sequences within it:
- a CDS encoding electron transfer flavoprotein subunit beta; protein product: MKILVLLKQVPDTDEVKLNPETGTMIREGVGTVINPLDLHALETALRIKETGDHSVAVVSMGPPVAEEAVREAIAMGADKAVLLTDRKFAGADTWATAVALARFAEKEGPFDLILAGEKATDGETG